A genomic region of Micromonospora sp. NBRC 110009 contains the following coding sequences:
- a CDS encoding Lrp/AsnC ligand binding domain-containing protein translates to MVQAYILIQTEVGRARDVAGQIADLAGVVRVDAVTGPYDVVVLTEANTVDELGKLIVSKVQLVPGITRTLTCSVVRL, encoded by the coding sequence GTGGTACAGGCGTACATCCTCATCCAGACCGAGGTCGGTCGGGCGCGTGACGTGGCCGGGCAGATCGCGGACCTTGCCGGCGTGGTACGGGTCGACGCCGTCACCGGGCCGTACGACGTGGTCGTCCTCACCGAGGCGAACACCGTGGACGAGCTCGGCAAACTCATCGTCAGCAAGGTGCAGCTGGTGCCCGGCATCACCCGCACCCTCACGTGTTCGGTGGTGCGCCTGTAA
- a CDS encoding DUF3515 family protein — translation MDEITSSPDPDQTPPAEAPRRDRSTRSAALWATLVAVPITVAVAGFTFAKLAPDEPAAAPSASATAVRPQSTAPVEMPAPTLAERPATVCRALVSQLPPTVRDLTQRPVTAGAEQNAAYGDPALTVACGGTPPVVQPTDEVWSVNKVCWHAVQEADATVLTTVDRETPVRVRVPTEYAQPLQWVSPISDAVVAAVPSAKTAPAGCSA, via the coding sequence GTGGACGAGATCACTTCCTCCCCCGATCCCGACCAGACGCCTCCGGCCGAGGCGCCGCGCCGCGACCGGTCGACCCGCAGCGCCGCGCTGTGGGCGACGCTGGTCGCGGTGCCGATCACCGTGGCGGTGGCCGGCTTCACCTTCGCCAAGCTCGCCCCGGACGAGCCGGCCGCCGCGCCGAGCGCCTCGGCGACCGCCGTCCGGCCGCAGTCGACCGCCCCGGTCGAGATGCCCGCGCCGACCCTCGCGGAGCGCCCCGCGACCGTGTGCCGCGCCCTGGTGTCCCAGCTCCCGCCGACCGTGCGGGACCTGACCCAGCGGCCGGTCACCGCCGGCGCCGAGCAGAACGCCGCGTACGGCGACCCGGCGCTGACCGTGGCCTGCGGCGGCACCCCGCCGGTCGTGCAGCCCACCGACGAGGTGTGGTCGGTCAACAAGGTCTGCTGGCACGCCGTGCAGGAGGCCGACGCGACGGTGCTGACCACCGTCGACCGGGAGACGCCCGTCCGGGTCCGGGTCCCCACGGAGTACGCGCAGCCCCTCCAGTGGGTCTCGCCGATCTCCGACGCGGTCGTCGCCGCGGTCCCGTCCGCGAAGACCGCCCCCGCCGGCTGCTCCGCCTGA
- a CDS encoding thiamine-phosphate kinase, with product MTVASVGEFGLIDRVTARLTYGESCLLGPGDDAAVVAAPDRRVAASTDVLVEGRHFRRDWSSARDVGHRAAAANLADIAAMGATPTALLVALCIPADLDTSWAEELADGLGAEAALVGASVVGGDMSASPTLTIAVTALGDLAGRPPVVRSGARPGDVVALAGRTGWAAAGYTVLSRGFRTPRLLVEAFRRPEVPYPAGPEAARHGATAMIDVSDGLVADLGHVAKASGVAIDVTRDAFEVPRQMRDAAQALGVDPYSWILAGGEDHALAATFPAAATLPPGWRAIGRVSEGAGVTVDGAAYAGPGGWDHFRRAE from the coding sequence ATGACGGTCGCGAGTGTCGGAGAGTTCGGACTGATCGACCGGGTCACCGCCCGGCTGACGTACGGGGAGAGCTGCCTGCTCGGCCCCGGGGACGACGCGGCGGTGGTGGCGGCGCCGGACCGGCGCGTGGCCGCCTCCACCGACGTGCTGGTCGAGGGGCGGCACTTCCGCCGGGACTGGTCGAGCGCCCGGGACGTCGGGCACCGGGCGGCCGCGGCCAACCTGGCCGACATCGCCGCCATGGGCGCCACCCCGACCGCCCTGCTGGTGGCCCTCTGCATCCCCGCCGACCTGGACACCAGCTGGGCCGAGGAACTGGCCGACGGCCTGGGCGCCGAGGCGGCCCTGGTCGGGGCGAGCGTGGTCGGCGGGGACATGTCGGCCAGCCCCACCCTGACCATCGCGGTGACCGCGCTGGGCGACCTCGCCGGCCGGCCGCCGGTGGTCCGCTCGGGGGCCCGCCCCGGGGACGTGGTGGCGCTGGCCGGGCGGACCGGCTGGGCGGCGGCCGGCTACACGGTGCTCTCCCGGGGCTTCCGCACGCCCCGGCTGCTGGTCGAGGCGTTCCGCCGCCCCGAGGTGCCCTACCCGGCCGGGCCGGAGGCCGCCCGACACGGCGCCACCGCCATGATCGACGTGTCGGACGGGCTGGTGGCCGACCTGGGGCACGTGGCGAAGGCGAGCGGGGTGGCGATCGACGTGACCCGGGACGCGTTCGAGGTGCCCCGGCAGATGCGCGACGCGGCGCAGGCGCTCGGCGTCGACCCCTACTCCTGGATCCTGGCCGGGGGCGAGGACCACGCCCTGGCGGCGACCTTCCCGGCGGCGGCGACCCTGCCCCCGGGCTGGCGAGCGATCGGCCGGGTGAGCGAGGGCGCCGGGGTGACCGTGGACGGGGCGGCGTACGCGGGTCCCGGCGGGTGGGACCACTTCCGCCGGGCGGAGTGA